Proteins encoded together in one Deinococcus hopiensis KR-140 window:
- a CDS encoding tripartite tricarboxylate transporter permease, which produces MDAIHSLLAGFGTALTPLNLLWALVGVTLGTLVGVLPGIGPALTVALLLPVTAKLPPVSAFIMFAGIYYGGMFGGSTTSILLNTPGESSSIITALEGNKMARRGRAAAALATAAIGSFVAGTIGTLLLTFAAPAIAEVAVQIPPSAKFALIMLAFVTISATFGGSPLRGLISLFFGLTIGLIGTDLQSGQARFTLGFPELLDGIDFVTVVIGLFAVGETLYVATRLRKDPGNVIKLEGNASMNREDWRRSWKPWLRGTALGFPFGAIPAGGAEIPTFLSYTLEKRLTPRPEEFGKGAIEGVAGPEAANNAAAAGVLVPLLTLGLPTSATAAILLAAFQQYGLQPGPLLFVTNGDLVWGLIASLYIGNVMLLALNLPLAPVWARLLLIPRPFLYAGILVFSTVGVYSLNNSVFDLFLLALFGIIGYGMRRFDFPVTPAIIGVILGPTAESQFRTALQQSNGDFSIFARQPLTALILTVVALALIVPPVMRRQAARRAAERRTTS; this is translated from the coding sequence ATGGACGCCATTCATTCGTTGCTCGCGGGCTTCGGAACGGCCCTCACGCCGCTCAACCTGCTGTGGGCGCTCGTCGGCGTGACCCTGGGCACCCTCGTGGGCGTGCTGCCTGGCATCGGGCCTGCCCTGACGGTGGCGCTGCTGCTGCCCGTGACGGCCAAACTGCCTCCCGTCAGCGCCTTCATCATGTTTGCGGGCATCTATTACGGCGGCATGTTCGGGGGCTCCACCACCTCCATCCTGCTGAATACGCCGGGCGAGTCGAGTTCGATCATCACGGCGCTGGAGGGCAACAAAATGGCCCGGCGGGGCCGCGCGGCGGCGGCGCTGGCGACGGCGGCCATCGGTTCGTTCGTGGCGGGCACCATCGGCACGCTGCTGCTGACCTTCGCTGCACCCGCCATCGCGGAGGTGGCGGTACAGATTCCGCCCAGCGCCAAGTTCGCCCTGATCATGTTGGCCTTCGTAACCATCAGCGCCACCTTTGGCGGCAGCCCGCTTCGGGGACTTATCAGCCTGTTTTTCGGCCTGACCATCGGCCTGATCGGCACGGACCTGCAAAGTGGACAGGCCCGCTTCACGCTCGGCTTTCCCGAACTGCTTGACGGCATCGACTTCGTGACCGTGGTGATCGGCCTCTTTGCCGTCGGCGAAACCCTGTACGTCGCCACGCGCCTGCGCAAGGACCCCGGCAACGTGATTAAACTGGAGGGCAACGCCTCCATGAACCGCGAGGACTGGCGGCGCTCCTGGAAGCCCTGGCTGCGTGGCACGGCCCTGGGCTTTCCCTTCGGGGCGATTCCGGCAGGCGGCGCGGAAATCCCCACCTTCCTGAGCTATACGCTGGAAAAGCGGCTCACGCCCCGCCCCGAGGAATTCGGGAAGGGCGCCATCGAGGGTGTGGCCGGACCCGAAGCCGCCAACAATGCGGCGGCGGCCGGCGTGCTGGTGCCGCTGCTGACCCTGGGCCTGCCCACGAGCGCCACAGCCGCCATCCTGCTCGCCGCTTTTCAGCAGTACGGCCTGCAACCCGGCCCGCTGCTGTTTGTGACGAATGGTGACCTCGTGTGGGGCCTCATCGCCTCGCTGTACATCGGCAACGTCATGCTGCTTGCGCTGAACCTGCCCCTCGCGCCCGTCTGGGCCCGGCTGCTGCTGATTCCCCGCCCGTTTCTGTACGCTGGCATCCTGGTGTTTTCCACCGTCGGGGTGTACTCGCTGAACAACAGCGTATTTGACCTGTTCCTGCTCGCCCTCTTCGGCATCATCGGGTACGGGATGCGCCGCTTCGATTTCCCGGTCACCCCCGCCATCATCGGCGTCATCCTGGGGCCGACGGCGGAGTCACAGTTCCGTACCGCGCTGCAACAGAGCAATGGCGACTTCAGCATCTTTGCCCGGCAACCGCTGACGGCCCTTATTCTCACCGTCGTGGCGCTGGCCCTGATCGTGCCCCCGGTGATGCGGCGGCAGGCGGCCAGGAGGGCGGCTGAACGTCGGACCACGTCCTGA
- the sodA gene encoding superoxide dismutase [Mn]: MTYQLPQLPYAYDALEPHIDARTMEIHHTKHHQTYIDNANKALEGGEFADVPAEELITKLGQVPSEKKNVLRNNAGGHANHSLFWQVLGPQGSGQPSGELAQAITDTFGSFDAFKEKFEDAAKTRFGSGWAWLVVQNGQLAVVSTANQDNPLMGEAVAGVSGTPILGVDVWEHAYYLNYQNKRPDYLKAFWNVVNWDEVARRYAAAQ; this comes from the coding sequence ATGACCTACCAGCTTCCCCAACTCCCCTACGCCTACGACGCCCTGGAGCCCCACATCGACGCGCGGACGATGGAGATTCACCACACCAAGCACCACCAGACCTACATCGACAACGCGAACAAGGCGCTCGAAGGCGGTGAGTTCGCCGACGTGCCCGCCGAGGAACTGATTACGAAACTCGGCCAGGTCCCCAGCGAAAAGAAGAACGTCCTGCGCAACAACGCGGGCGGCCACGCCAACCACAGCCTGTTCTGGCAGGTTCTGGGTCCCCAGGGCAGCGGGCAACCCAGCGGTGAGCTCGCCCAGGCCATCACCGACACTTTCGGGTCCTTTGACGCCTTTAAGGAGAAGTTCGAGGACGCTGCCAAGACCCGCTTCGGCTCGGGCTGGGCGTGGCTCGTGGTGCAGAACGGCCAACTGGCCGTCGTGTCTACCGCCAACCAGGACAACCCGCTGATGGGCGAGGCCGTGGCAGGGGTGAGTGGCACGCCGATTCTGGGTGTGGACGTGTGGGAGCACGCCTATTACCTCAACTACCAGAACAAGCGTCCCGACTACCTCAAGGCTTTCTGGAACGTGGTGAACTGGGACGAAGTGGCCCGGCGCTACGCCGCCGCGCAGTAA
- a CDS encoding tetratricopeptide repeat protein, translated as MNSRTLGLLLTAATICSAAAQTQPTPPVPAPAPAQTPASTTAPPATATPAKAAVPVRPAANYVVLGNYYYEQGKYDQAYVAFRAATEIDPKNTSALLGLGRSQIRLRLYAPATETLRRLIQLAPTDLSGYIALSQAYQQQYIGASDRASVVGNLGEALKVLTDAEAVAGAMTGEERNQGLSKVWNERGNVYRLQGNLTQAIGAFRQASTLNPDNGLILFNLGDMYAATGDLLAALGSLQQAVIADPRDAYNRAYYAKLLALSGNTTAAKPEAAQAAKLAPTNAYAVGEYGVVSYLSRDPATARVQLTQAIKLDPLRFPEFYYYLGRLDLDGGDLKSARDNLTRAAALGSTTPEYIYYLGLSYERGAGAVAPDRIKARENYERALKLNANYTPAKEGLARLR; from the coding sequence GTGAATTCACGCACCCTCGGCCTGCTCCTCACGGCGGCCACCATCTGCAGCGCCGCCGCGCAGACGCAGCCGACGCCTCCTGTTCCGGCCCCAGCGCCCGCTCAGACGCCCGCCTCCACGACGGCGCCTCCGGCGACGGCCACCCCAGCCAAAGCGGCCGTCCCGGTCCGTCCGGCGGCCAATTACGTCGTGCTGGGCAACTACTACTACGAGCAGGGCAAATACGATCAGGCCTACGTCGCCTTCCGGGCCGCTACCGAGATTGATCCCAAGAACACCAGCGCCCTGCTGGGGCTGGGGCGCTCCCAGATCCGGCTGCGCCTGTACGCCCCGGCCACCGAGACGCTGCGCCGCCTGATTCAACTGGCCCCCACGGATCTCAGCGGGTACATCGCCCTCTCGCAGGCCTACCAGCAGCAGTACATCGGGGCGAGCGACCGCGCCTCCGTGGTGGGGAACCTGGGCGAAGCCCTGAAGGTCCTGACCGACGCTGAGGCGGTGGCGGGGGCCATGACGGGCGAGGAACGCAACCAGGGCCTGAGTAAGGTCTGGAACGAGCGCGGCAACGTGTACCGCCTGCAGGGCAACCTGACGCAGGCGATTGGCGCCTTCAGGCAGGCCAGCACGCTGAACCCCGACAACGGCCTGATCCTGTTCAACCTGGGCGACATGTACGCGGCCACGGGCGATCTGCTCGCGGCGCTTGGCAGCCTGCAGCAGGCGGTGATCGCCGATCCCAGGGACGCCTACAACCGCGCCTACTACGCCAAGTTGCTCGCCCTGAGCGGTAACACCACCGCTGCCAAGCCTGAAGCCGCGCAGGCCGCCAAGCTGGCCCCCACCAACGCCTACGCGGTGGGCGAGTACGGCGTGGTCAGCTACCTCTCGCGGGACCCCGCCACCGCCCGCGTTCAGCTCACGCAGGCGATCAAGCTCGATCCGCTGCGCTTTCCTGAGTTCTACTACTACCTCGGGCGGCTGGACCTTGACGGCGGCGATCTGAAGTCCGCCCGAGACAATTTGACCCGCGCCGCTGCGCTGGGCAGCACCACCCCCGAGTACATCTACTACCTGGGCCTGAGCTACGAGCGCGGAGCCGGCGCCGTTGCGCCGGACCGCATCAAGGCCCGCGAGAACTACGAACGGGCCCTGAAGCTCAACGCCAACTACACCCCCGCCAAAGAGGGGCTCGCCCGGTTGCGCTGA
- the coaE gene encoding dephospho-CoA kinase (Dephospho-CoA kinase (CoaE) performs the final step in coenzyme A biosynthesis.) — protein MTAPPPPRRLGLTGSIGAGKSTVAALLRAWGLTVLDADEQAREVTRDPAVLTEIAAAFPGVLRGGELDRAALAAEVFGDPQRLAVLNAITHPRVRARMEALEREAAERGEPWVVQDIPLLFEGGLAGHMNAVLVVDAPLTLRVARVMARSGLTEAEVMARDARQMPAEEKRRRATVVLENHGDLEALEAQVDGALKRLGIQPPVACDQQEESPGPG, from the coding sequence ATGACGGCTCCGCCTCCCCCCCGACGTTTGGGCCTGACCGGTTCCATCGGTGCGGGCAAAAGCACGGTGGCGGCCCTGCTGCGCGCCTGGGGCCTGACCGTGCTGGACGCCGACGAGCAGGCCCGCGAGGTGACGCGCGACCCGGCGGTGCTGACCGAGATCGCGGCAGCCTTTCCCGGCGTGCTGCGTGGTGGAGAACTGGACCGCGCCGCCCTGGCTGCCGAGGTGTTCGGAGACCCGCAGAGGCTGGCGGTCCTGAACGCCATCACCCACCCCCGGGTGCGGGCCCGAATGGAAGCATTGGAACGGGAAGCTGCCGAGCGGGGCGAGCCCTGGGTGGTGCAGGACATCCCGCTGCTGTTCGAGGGCGGGCTGGCGGGACACATGAACGCCGTGCTGGTGGTGGACGCGCCCCTGACCCTGCGCGTGGCCCGCGTGATGGCCCGCAGCGGTCTGACCGAGGCCGAGGTGATGGCGCGGGACGCCCGCCAGATGCCCGCGGAGGAAAAGCGCAGGCGGGCGACGGTGGTGCTGGAAAACCACGGCGATCTGGAGGCGTTGGAGGCGCAGGTGGACGGGGCGCTCAAGAGGCTGGGCATCCAGCCTCCAGTGGCCTGCGATCAGCAGGAAGAAAGCCCTGGCCCGGGCTGA
- a CDS encoding CTP synthase, producing the protein MKFIFVTGGVVSSLGKGVASASLGALLRARGYKVTAVKIDPYINIDAGTMRPYEHGEVFVTASGAETDLDIGNYERFLDLDIPPGSNITTGQVYLEVIRRERAGDYLSQTVQVIPHVTDEIKRRVRAAGETAGAEIVLIEVGGTVGDIESLPFLEAIRQFRFDEGDENVLYLHLTLVPYLGTSNEFKTKPTQHSVAALRSYGISPDIVMVRSKEKLPPEITRKIAAFTSVRENRVFSSYDVSHVYEVPLALEEQGLGKAVEDLLGLEHIHPNLGVWQNAVRTIKQPKNEVTIAIAGKYTEMPDAYLSMLESLTHAGIANDARVNIQWVNAEELAEGDLEAQLGDADGILVPGGFGIRGIEGKVRAAEYARTRAVPYLGICLGMQIAVIEYARHVAGLSGANSSEFDPYAPHKVIDLMPEQLEVEGMGGTMRLGDWPMELRAETKIAELYGVPGGGMVKERHRHRYEVNPAYTAQLQAAGLTISGVTPGVAGRGAGLVESIEIAGHPFFVALQAHPEFKSRPMRPSPPFAGFVAAALEGCQLPATSRQPETAEA; encoded by the coding sequence ATGAAGTTTATTTTTGTCACGGGCGGCGTGGTTAGCAGCCTCGGTAAAGGTGTGGCGAGCGCGTCTCTGGGCGCACTCCTGCGGGCACGCGGCTACAAGGTCACGGCCGTCAAGATCGATCCTTACATCAACATCGACGCGGGCACCATGCGGCCCTACGAACACGGCGAGGTCTTCGTGACCGCTTCCGGAGCGGAGACCGACCTCGACATCGGCAATTATGAGCGTTTTCTCGACCTCGACATTCCGCCGGGCAGCAACATCACCACGGGGCAGGTGTACCTCGAAGTCATTCGCCGTGAGCGGGCCGGGGACTACCTCTCGCAGACGGTGCAGGTCATTCCGCACGTCACCGACGAGATCAAGCGGCGCGTTCGCGCAGCGGGCGAAACGGCGGGCGCGGAAATCGTGCTCATCGAGGTGGGCGGCACGGTGGGCGACATCGAGTCGCTGCCCTTCCTGGAGGCCATCCGGCAGTTCCGCTTCGACGAGGGCGACGAGAACGTGCTGTACCTGCACCTCACCCTCGTGCCGTACCTCGGCACCTCCAACGAGTTCAAGACCAAGCCCACCCAGCACTCGGTGGCGGCGCTGCGCTCCTATGGGATCAGCCCGGATATCGTGATGGTGCGTTCCAAGGAAAAGCTTCCCCCCGAGATCACCCGCAAGATCGCGGCCTTTACGAGCGTGCGCGAGAACCGCGTGTTTTCCTCCTACGACGTGTCCCACGTGTATGAGGTGCCGCTCGCGTTGGAGGAGCAGGGTCTGGGCAAGGCGGTGGAAGACCTGCTGGGTCTGGAGCACATCCACCCCAATCTGGGCGTGTGGCAAAACGCGGTGCGCACCATCAAGCAGCCCAAGAACGAGGTCACCATCGCCATCGCGGGCAAGTACACCGAGATGCCCGACGCCTACCTCAGCATGCTCGAATCGCTGACGCACGCCGGGATTGCCAACGACGCCCGGGTGAACATCCAGTGGGTGAACGCCGAGGAGTTGGCGGAGGGCGACCTCGAAGCCCAGCTCGGCGACGCCGACGGCATCCTGGTTCCCGGTGGCTTCGGCATTCGCGGCATCGAGGGCAAGGTGCGGGCGGCCGAGTACGCCCGCACCCGCGCGGTGCCCTACCTGGGCATCTGCCTGGGCATGCAGATCGCCGTGATCGAGTACGCGCGGCACGTGGCGGGCCTCTCGGGGGCCAACTCCAGCGAATTTGATCCCTACGCTCCCCACAAGGTGATTGACCTCATGCCGGAGCAGCTGGAAGTCGAGGGCATGGGCGGCACCATGCGCCTGGGCGACTGGCCCATGGAGCTGCGTGCCGAAACCAAAATCGCCGAGCTATACGGCGTGCCGGGGGGCGGCATGGTGAAGGAACGCCACCGCCACCGCTACGAGGTCAACCCGGCCTACACCGCCCAGTTGCAGGCGGCGGGGCTGACCATCAGCGGCGTGACGCCCGGTGTGGCGGGGCGCGGGGCGGGTCTGGTGGAAAGCATCGAGATCGCGGGGCATCCCTTCTTCGTGGCCCTGCAGGCCCACCCCGAGTTCAAGAGCCGCCCCATGCGGCCCAGCCCGCCCTTTGCAGGATTCGTGGCGGCGGCGCTCGAGGGTTGTCAGTTGCCAGCGACCAGTCGTCAGCCGGAGACGGCCGAAGCGTAA
- a CDS encoding glycerol-3-phosphate acyltransferase: MAFLSALLLVVAFLVGSLPLGHWLLSRLGVNPRLNNTYNLGVENVLRRVGVGPALMSAALDFGKGVLAVLMASSLGSRELCVLAALAAYLGHLNPPRALYGQTSPRGRGNLVLLGLLAGLSVAGGLGLWLTALPVIVYAAAVGYWGYVSAATVLGLLTFAGLVALTPLGVPAKLAALGLLVAATWRFKENLGRILDGTEPRVDEDVPVAGKRADQVVTAFMIHPMTLENFWQARRFSWLKPLVERGLISEASVRQMAASLRPMKVGELHGIKTLEGKEIRCYLLSSPLLPDVFRDQPELATKRAIEGARLAHELGAEVVGLGAFWSVVGNKGVDVQAAVPEITVTNGGAYTSGTIKAAIPGILEHFAQTGRDLKGATAGIVGANGVVAFGIARTIAPQVGKLVLIGRDLERLERSAVSLRRLNKDTEILTTLDYGTLREADLIFSATSDPNPVIFPQHVKPGAWIFDEGRPADVDEGVRDVPGVRIIPGGVVRPPGGMTSQIDLQFGEGAVPACLAETLIIAATGAHERKSLGPQTLTENINFFVEQAEVLGFTVVD; this comes from the coding sequence ATGGCCTTTCTGTCCGCGCTGCTCCTCGTCGTCGCGTTTCTGGTGGGAAGCCTGCCGCTGGGACACTGGCTGCTCTCGCGGCTGGGGGTCAACCCCCGGCTGAACAACACCTACAACCTCGGTGTGGAAAACGTGTTGCGGCGGGTGGGCGTGGGCCCGGCACTGATGAGCGCGGCGCTGGACTTCGGCAAGGGCGTGCTGGCAGTGCTGATGGCCTCGTCGCTGGGATCGCGCGAACTGTGTGTGCTTGCGGCGCTGGCGGCCTACCTGGGACACCTCAACCCGCCGCGGGCGCTGTATGGCCAGACGTCGCCCCGCGGACGGGGCAACCTGGTGCTTCTGGGCCTGCTGGCTGGGCTGTCGGTGGCCGGGGGCCTGGGGCTCTGGCTCACGGCGCTGCCGGTAATCGTGTACGCCGCTGCCGTGGGCTACTGGGGCTACGTCAGCGCCGCCACCGTCCTGGGGCTGCTGACATTCGCTGGCCTGGTGGCCCTGACGCCGCTGGGCGTGCCCGCCAAACTGGCGGCGCTGGGCCTGCTGGTGGCCGCCACCTGGCGCTTCAAGGAAAACCTGGGCCGCATTCTGGACGGGACTGAGCCGCGCGTGGACGAGGACGTGCCGGTGGCCGGCAAGCGGGCCGACCAGGTGGTCACCGCCTTCATGATTCACCCCATGACGCTGGAGAATTTCTGGCAGGCGCGGCGCTTTTCGTGGCTCAAGCCTCTGGTGGAACGCGGTCTGATCAGCGAGGCGAGCGTACGGCAGATGGCCGCCTCCCTGCGGCCCATGAAGGTGGGTGAGCTGCACGGCATCAAAACCCTGGAGGGCAAGGAAATTCGCTGCTACCTCCTGAGCAGTCCCCTGCTGCCCGACGTGTTCCGCGATCAGCCAGAGCTGGCGACGAAGCGGGCCATTGAGGGCGCGCGGCTGGCGCACGAGCTGGGGGCCGAGGTGGTGGGCCTCGGCGCCTTCTGGAGCGTGGTGGGCAACAAGGGCGTGGACGTGCAGGCGGCGGTGCCAGAAATTACCGTGACCAACGGCGGCGCTTACACCAGCGGCACCATCAAGGCGGCTATTCCCGGCATTCTGGAGCACTTCGCGCAAACGGGCCGGGACCTGAAGGGGGCCACGGCCGGCATTGTGGGCGCAAACGGTGTGGTGGCCTTCGGCATCGCGCGGACCATCGCACCCCAGGTCGGCAAACTGGTCCTGATTGGACGCGATCTGGAGCGGCTGGAGCGCAGCGCGGTCAGCCTGCGCCGCCTGAATAAGGACACCGAAATTCTGACCACCCTCGATTACGGCACGTTGCGGGAGGCAGACCTGATTTTCTCGGCCACCTCGGACCCCAACCCGGTCATCTTTCCCCAGCACGTCAAGCCCGGAGCCTGGATTTTCGACGAGGGCCGCCCCGCCGACGTTGATGAGGGCGTGCGGGACGTACCGGGCGTGCGGATCATTCCCGGCGGCGTGGTGCGCCCGCCCGGCGGCATGACCAGCCAGATTGACCTGCAATTTGGGGAAGGCGCGGTGCCCGCCTGCCTGGCCGAGACGCTGATCATCGCCGCGACGGGCGCGCACGAGCGCAAAAGCCTGGGCCCGCAAACGCTGACGGAGAACATCAATTTCTTCGTGGAGCAGGCGGAAGTGTTGGGCTTCACAGTGGTGGATTAG
- a CDS encoding phospholipase D-like domain-containing protein yields MLALGGVAKAVDFPSHLGPVVPTTTLNPDGLTCSPPTDTLELALWRVTVEGAQPDRSCGNAFVGYQRTPRIAKQPDAFQETADQVRAARSEVLLTSMEWHAGEGQPGWIFAEGVRDLYAKVRAHPEVYPAGMTVRLSLGGFPDFSRPDGGTQALEAVRDLTGLGVPLNDAAVGWHLAVANYGYFPHSHIKLHVIDGVDLTVAGYNYTEWHLPDTLPGGRNLHDLGLRMRGPAAQVGVTVFDDLWRHSRQVSCPGSTPAHKVVRTCTLVPTEAPTHPGPARTLKAAGEARAFVLYRRPEYDEADRGMLALFGAAQGSIDLMQANFSPRLQCWYAFLQPGDCPPATWPPYLQALLAAMERGVKVRVLTVDYGIDRDANRSGIALMRLLARKRGVEDRFDARYVSFAMHTKATTLDTRMVVVGSMNLHFSSWGPLGLNEAVLATTDREAVAEQRASFEDVWARASRPVPPEWWMRNVEGPNR; encoded by the coding sequence GTGCTGGCGCTGGGCGGTGTGGCGAAGGCCGTGGATTTTCCCAGCCACCTCGGCCCAGTGGTGCCCACGACAACGCTCAACCCCGACGGCCTGACCTGCTCGCCCCCGACCGACACGCTGGAGCTCGCCCTGTGGCGGGTGACGGTGGAGGGCGCCCAGCCGGACCGGTCGTGCGGCAACGCCTTTGTGGGTTACCAGCGCACACCCCGGATTGCAAAGCAACCGGACGCCTTTCAGGAGACGGCAGACCAGGTTCGGGCCGCCCGCAGCGAGGTGCTGCTGACGAGCATGGAGTGGCACGCGGGCGAGGGCCAGCCGGGCTGGATTTTTGCCGAGGGGGTCCGGGACCTTTACGCGAAAGTGAGGGCGCATCCAGAGGTGTACCCCGCCGGGATGACCGTTCGCCTGTCGCTTGGCGGCTTTCCCGACTTCAGCCGCCCGGACGGCGGCACCCAGGCGTTGGAAGCGGTACGCGACCTCACGGGGCTCGGCGTGCCGCTGAACGACGCGGCGGTGGGCTGGCACCTCGCTGTTGCGAACTACGGCTACTTTCCGCACAGCCATATCAAGCTGCATGTCATTGACGGCGTGGACCTGACGGTGGCCGGATACAACTACACCGAGTGGCACCTGCCGGACACGCTGCCAGGCGGCCGCAACCTGCACGACCTGGGCCTGCGGATGCGGGGGCCGGCGGCGCAGGTGGGCGTGACGGTCTTCGACGACCTGTGGCGGCACTCGCGGCAGGTCAGTTGTCCGGGGAGCACTCCCGCACACAAGGTGGTGCGGACCTGCACCCTCGTGCCCACCGAGGCTCCGACGCATCCCGGCCCAGCCCGCACCCTGAAGGCGGCGGGAGAGGCCCGCGCTTTCGTCTTGTACCGCCGCCCCGAATACGACGAGGCCGACCGGGGAATGCTGGCCCTGTTCGGCGCGGCGCAGGGGAGCATCGACCTGATGCAGGCCAATTTCAGCCCCCGACTGCAATGCTGGTACGCCTTTCTTCAGCCTGGTGACTGCCCGCCTGCCACCTGGCCGCCGTACCTTCAGGCCCTGCTCGCCGCGATGGAGCGCGGGGTGAAGGTCCGGGTGCTTACGGTGGACTACGGCATTGACCGGGACGCCAACCGCAGCGGCATTGCCCTGATGCGCCTGCTGGCCCGCAAGCGCGGGGTGGAGGACCGCTTCGACGCGCGTTACGTGAGCTTTGCCATGCATACCAAGGCCACGACGCTGGACACCCGCATGGTGGTGGTGGGCAGCATGAACCTTCACTTCTCGTCGTGGGGACCGCTGGGGCTCAACGAGGCGGTGCTGGCCACGACGGACCGGGAAGCGGTGGCCGAGCAGCGCGCCAGCTTCGAGGACGTGTGGGCGCGCGCGAGCCGCCCGGTGCCCCCGGAATGGTGGATGCGCAACGTGGAGGGGCCGAACCGTTGA
- the ispH gene encoding 4-hydroxy-3-methylbut-2-enyl diphosphate reductase, with product MTETHAGVQRIHLAKPRGFCAGVVMAIGAVQKAARMEARPVTVYHSIVHNHTVVERLEGEHDVHFVESLDDISALPAGSETVVFSAHGISPAVRERARSLGLATIDATCPLVTKVHTEAKKYAREGHTILLIGDSAQHQEVIGTRGEAPENTIVVGVLGKTGEGLHDPNTVEVPDPARVVVLTQTTLSVDDTRRTVDILKARFPALVVPPSEDLCYATKNRQDAVKAIAPQVDAFLVLTSTHSSNGMRLLELAAELCPRAERLETDADLAHLNLTGVRSLGITSAASTPDDLVQGVVAHFRRLNPALEVIEEGEWENIEFREPKKVLATQELPRTLQ from the coding sequence ATGACGGAGACGCACGCCGGAGTTCAGCGCATTCACCTCGCCAAGCCGCGCGGCTTTTGCGCGGGCGTGGTCATGGCGATTGGCGCGGTGCAAAAGGCCGCGCGGATGGAGGCCCGGCCCGTGACCGTGTACCACTCCATCGTCCACAACCACACCGTGGTGGAGCGGCTGGAGGGGGAACATGACGTGCATTTCGTCGAAAGCCTGGACGACATTTCGGCCCTTCCTGCCGGCAGTGAGACGGTGGTGTTCAGCGCCCACGGCATCAGTCCAGCGGTGCGCGAGCGGGCGCGCTCGCTCGGCCTCGCCACCATCGACGCCACCTGTCCACTGGTTACCAAGGTTCACACTGAGGCCAAGAAATACGCGCGGGAGGGCCACACAATCCTGCTGATCGGCGATAGCGCCCAGCACCAGGAAGTGATCGGCACGCGGGGCGAGGCTCCCGAGAACACCATCGTGGTGGGCGTCCTGGGCAAAACAGGAGAAGGGCTGCACGATCCGAACACGGTGGAGGTGCCGGACCCCGCGCGGGTGGTGGTGCTGACCCAGACGACGCTGAGCGTGGACGACACCCGCCGCACGGTGGACATCCTGAAGGCCCGCTTTCCGGCGCTGGTGGTGCCGCCCAGCGAGGACCTGTGCTACGCCACCAAGAACCGCCAGGACGCGGTGAAGGCCATCGCCCCCCAGGTGGACGCCTTTTTGGTCCTTACAAGCACCCATTCGAGCAACGGGATGCGGCTGCTGGAACTCGCGGCGGAGCTGTGCCCACGTGCTGAGCGCCTGGAGACAGACGCGGACCTCGCGCACCTCAACCTGACGGGCGTACGGTCGCTGGGCATCACGAGCGCGGCGAGTACGCCCGACGACCTCGTGCAGGGCGTGGTGGCCCACTTCCGCCGCCTGAATCCGGCGCTGGAAGTCATCGAGGAAGGCGAGTGGGAAAACATCGAGTTCCGCGAGCCGAAGAAGGTGCTCGCAACGCAGGAGTTACCGCGAACCCTGCAGTAA
- a CDS encoding gamma carbonic anhydrase family protein, whose translation MPLYALDTLAPTLHPTAFVAPSADLIGRVSVGEGSSVWFGVVARGDIEPITVGPRCNVQDGAVLHTDAGHPCTLEADVTVGHRAVVHGASCGRGSLVGMGAVMLSGSSLGAGAVLAAGALLREGQHVPAGMLAVGVPARVVREAGEVGNAARYVEHAARYRRELKSARREGSPE comes from the coding sequence ATGCCGCTCTACGCCCTCGATACCCTCGCGCCCACCCTGCACCCCACGGCCTTCGTCGCTCCCAGCGCTGACCTGATCGGCCGCGTGTCGGTGGGCGAGGGCTCAAGCGTGTGGTTCGGCGTGGTGGCGCGCGGCGACATTGAGCCCATCACTGTTGGCCCGCGCTGCAACGTGCAGGACGGGGCCGTGCTGCACACCGACGCCGGGCACCCCTGCACCCTGGAAGCGGACGTGACGGTGGGCCACCGCGCCGTCGTCCACGGAGCCAGTTGCGGGCGGGGCAGCCTGGTGGGCATGGGCGCCGTGATGCTCAGCGGCTCCAGCCTGGGCGCTGGAGCGGTCCTCGCCGCGGGAGCCCTGCTGCGCGAGGGCCAGCACGTGCCAGCTGGGATGTTGGCGGTGGGCGTTCCGGCACGGGTGGTGCGTGAGGCGGGCGAGGTGGGCAACGCTGCGCGCTATGTTGAACATGCCGCGCGTTACCGCCGGGAGCTGAAGTCTGCCCGGCGGGAGGGGAGCCCCGAATGA
- a CDS encoding NUDIX domain-containing protein, whose product MTLQTPAPGSGSPIPGSPIPGAGGVLLGRALLRYRSGAWAFSRGHVKPGETFEQTAVREVQEAAGVRADILAALPTTPEETFPEGASIRRTRPRGC is encoded by the coding sequence GTGACCCTACAGACGCCCGCTCCCGGTTCCGGAAGTCCCATTCCCGGAAGTCCCATTCCCGGAGCGGGAGGGGTGCTGCTCGGGCGCGCGCTGCTGCGTTACCGCAGCGGAGCCTGGGCTTTTTCCAGGGGGCACGTTAAACCCGGCGAAACGTTCGAGCAGACCGCCGTCCGCGAGGTGCAGGAGGCAGCGGGCGTGCGGGCAGACATTCTGGCCGCGCTGCCCACCACCCCGGAAGAGACCTTTCCGGAGGGGGCTTCGATCCGGCGGACGAGGCCGCGCGGATGTTAA